The genomic stretch TACAAAAAATGCTGTATAGATCCAGGTTGCCCACAAATACAGACAATGATCATTCTCTACATGTTGAACTGTCGTGTTGTACGGTCTCTTGTTCAAAAGGcttctgattttttaaatttaatgagCGAGGTGCTTGTGTGAATGTTACCATGGCTTTGCTGTTTTCCTTTAACCCCTGCCAGGCCTGGGCCCTCCGGAAAAGTGCCTTAGTGTTCGCTTGGTCCAGCTCCAGAGCCTGGAACACAGAAATGCACATCAGAGATTAATCCTCCTTTAATATTCTACTAGAGCTGTCAATACTAGTTTGTGAGTTCAATATTTTTTAGAGCTCGTTATATTTCCCCAAACACTAAAATTTATCCTGCCAGAAGTCAAAGTATGTTGAACAAATGTAAGTACAAGATATTTTGAGTACTAACACTAACTTAACATTCCCTTACTCACTTTTAGAACACATAAGTCCCACTAACAGATTTACCTCATTGCAGCTGTCCACAGCGTCCTGCCACAGCTGCATCTTCAGATTACACGCTGCTGTGTTGAGGAAGCAGCTGAGGGCCGTGGGCTCCAGCTTCCGCTGcgcctcctcctccagcagctctCCACTCACCTCCAAGTACCTGCAGAGGTAAAAATCAAACTCATTGGTGGTGATAGAACAGAAGCAACTTGTTGCCTATTCACAAACATTGTTGCTTATAATCTGTCACAAAGTGGTTTCTGCACACTCTTCCTCCAGTTTCTTATTTGTATATGAACTTAGTTCAGCAAACAAGTGTGACCATACTGCATTTAAAAGCACCCTCTCACTGAGAGACACACTTCATTTAACAGAGCTAGCACTGAAAACAAGCAGGGTTACTTATTTCCATTTAAGAATAATGCTtgtgatattctatatttttattactgtcaacaaatcccattaaaagaccaaaaccGACAACGAATTATCCTACTAACAAGTATAGCTGGGTGATATGGCCTATAAATATTAGTGCAATATTTTTAGGTTATATCACAATACACAACAtatatctcattattttgaaatctcctttAAACTACTGTATAATAGTAAACTACTaaataaactacagttacaataaCGTTAAAGCATGATTATCATAAAGTCAAATGaagtactgttaaaataaagttaaataaaatactgttaaaataaagttaaataaaatactgttaaaataaagttaaatgaaatactgttaaaataaagttaaataaaatactgttaaaataaagttaaatgaaatactgttaaaataaatttaaataaaatactgttataataaagttaaataaaattctgttgaaataaagttaaatgaaatactgttataataaagttaaataaaatactgttaaaataaagttaaataaaatactgttataataaagttaaataaaatactgttaaaataagttaaataaaatactgttaaaataaagttaaataaaatactgttaaaataaacttaaatgaaatactgttaaaataaagttaaataaaatactgttaaaataaagttaaatgaaatactgttaaaataaagttaaataaaatactgttaaaataaacttaaatgaaatactgttaaaataaagttaaataaaatactgttaaaataaagttaaatgaaatactgttaaaataaatttaaataaaatactgttataataaagttaaataaaattctgttgaaataaagttaaatgaaatactgttataataaagttaaataaaatactgttaaaataaagttaaataaaatactgttataataaagttaaataaaatactgttaaaataagttaaataaaatactgttaaaataaagttaaataaaatactgttaaaataaagttaaataaaatactgttataatacagttaaataaaatactgttaaaataaacttaaatgaaatactgttaaaataaagttaaataaaatactgttataataaagttaaatgaaatactgttgaaataaagttaaataaaatactgttataataaagttaaataaaatactgttaaaataaagttaaataaaatactgttataatacagttaaataaaatactgttaaaataaagttaaataaaatactgttaaaataaagttaaataaaataataaaaataccgttatgatatttttataacaaagttaaattaagtgctgttataatataaataaataagtggaaccactggtgcttttattctgaagcacaCAGCTCGTCTCAGGACAGAAGTGTCAATATATTTgatgtgaacttgaagcttctgGTTAACAGTTAGCTTTCAGCAGTTAGCATTACAGCGGCGCAATTAAACATGAGGACGTATTCACTGTGagcaggaaacaaactaacagcccTTTAGTTCATACACTAAAATTTGAAAGTCACAGTGGTGCTCTGTGGTCTcaaaatgcaactaaatggtcgcagtctggagccctgcagatataAAAACACACGCCTTGCCTTCTCCCACACTGTCGCCAAGGAGAGAGTGGTCTGGATGGGCATATAATTTGTATATAGCCCACCTGTGTAGCCAAAGTCTGAAAGAGCATAACATGAAATGGGCAGTGTAGTTTATTTAGACTCCCACATACACCTCATCATGCTGCTGTATACATCTAATCCACAGTGCCCAACACACGCtctatttactcctgtttgagtgAAGCAACTGTTTTAGGAAACCactgccattttaaaaaaataaatgtacgcATCTGTGACTTATTTTAAAAGAGTAATGTCTTCAGTAGTTACAGATGGGCTTGGGGTTGGTTAGAATAAAAAAGGGtggttggttttggtctttttctAACTGTAagacaaatattaaattagGAAACCCTTGTCATTTAAATGTAGTCACTATGTTTGCTGTTTAGCTGTGTTATATTTGAGCAGTACAGCTCTATAAACTGCCCCGACAATAACCTACATGCCCGCAGAAGAGGCTCATACATCTCAGCAGACACCACACTGCCTCAACCACGAGCCACAAAGTTACTTTCAGTTACTGGGTGTAATATTTATCTGACATAATTCACTTCACTTGAATAGTTGCTTTGAAAGGCAGTTGTGACTGAAAGTAAACCACACACAGTTAACACAGTGTATACCTGAGGGCTTTGCTATATTTGTTGACTGCAGCTTTCCAGTCTTGATTCTTAAAAAGACTGTTTCCAATATTCTTCACATCCTCGGCAACAGAGAGAACTTTGTCCACCTGAAAGCAAAGGGCAAGAGACGGGTTGTAAACAAAACGTTTAGTCAGGAACTAAACCATTTTATTCTGAGGTAAAAATCGAAAGTGAGCACAATTAAAGTGTCTGTAATAATCCATCAGCCCTCATTTTGGGGACGAGCCCTTGAATTTGTTTAACAGCAGTCTGTCCAGGCCTCCAGTGTTTGCTATGCTGAACACGTCCTGGAACTCGATACTGAAACTaatattgatcttctcatctgatTTCGGATAAGACAAGAAACTGGCCAATTTCCCCCAAGAAGCCAGAGTCGCCCTTTCATAGAGGCACACGAGGCGGGCTGATGCTATCTGCCAAAGTTCACTTGTGTCCTTGAAGATCAAAGACGTCACTGGTACTTACATCTTTGAAGTCGACGTCAGAGTCCTCGGGGAAGTCTGGGTGGATGTCCCCTGATCCGTCGCTCGGTGCATTGCCCCAGCTGTCCCCGTCCTTGTGCTCTCCACAGTCTGCTATGACGCAAGGCTGCAAAGGTAAACATCAGCAGAGGTTTTAGACAAGAACATGTCATGAATGAATTAGGGTTGcgacggtatgagattttcacagcaTTAAAATCATCTAAAAAATATCACAGCAGACAGTATTACCCAATTATTATGACAATGACCATTAAAAGAAATGACAACAGAAGGTTTTCTTGTTAACTGAAActtaaaactatttttaataaaagtatGTGTGTTTGATCTGGTCCCCTTGTTACtactgccgtgagaacacgaaccaactctaggcaattatgcaactctAACAAAATCAGTcgctgattcggaccaaagcaagacaactctaggtctgaaagcacccatACTCTGCAACGACAAGGTGCCAactttgcaaaaatgttaaTACATTGCTTTGTAATCAAACTCTACTAATTTTAATTGAAATGTTTACCTTTACAGGGGCGTCCTCATTAGTGTCAATGGCCTCCAGCAACTTTACGACTCCCATCCCTTTCAACACTTGTCCGAAGATTACATGCTTGCCGTCTAAGTGTGGAGTGGGCACAGTAGTGATGAAGAACTGTGAGCCATTGGTGTTTGGCCCAGCGTTGGCCATGCTCAGCAGACCCGCTCTGTCATGCTACATGGAGAAAGGAATCAATTATTACAACAGGCAAAAGATGGCACTActgacacagagaaacaggaaCAAGCACACAGGTAAGGTGAGAAGGTTGTGTGATTATTTCTGTTAGAAGTTTTTATTCTAATACCTTCTTGCCTAATTAGAGgatcacatttttaatttaaaatggaaCATGTACAGTTAAAACCATATGTCCCCATTTGATGCACCGTACCAGATTATAGCTTTAAGCTCATTTGCATCTTGTGGGtcaaacagtaacagtaaaacCTTACTACAAAgttacacaaaaaagaaaagacacagaATAAAAGGCTTCACACGAAAGCACATCACAAATACATGCTTGTCAAAGAAAAGCAACTCACTAGGACCATAAAATAGAATTCAAGGTCAGTGACTCCAGAGCAGAGCAGCTTTTCACAGACTTTTAAAGTTGGTTTTGAAAGTGCTgatagagctgcagctgctcacATCGTCAGGCAGGGTGTTCCACTGATATGTGGCTTTCGCTGCCCAAATGCAGTGCAGCTAAATGGTATGGTACAATCTCGTACAGAGGATATTTTTTAGGACCCAATAGAATTTACTGAGCGACAGATGGCGAGTGCTGGAACAGACATGGAGATAATACCATAAAGATTCCAGTATACTCCTCAGAGAGTTGCTGTGAGTCGCTTTTATTTCTGTAGTCAAGAATGCCTTGGTCTTACTGTCGCTAACAAATATTGACAGTGAGTTAAGAAACTAAGCACTAGTGTAGACCCCTTTAAAATTTCCTAGCAGTGGACACAGATAATGGGGATTCTGGTGTTAAGAAGTTTACCTTGTAGTGGAAGTTTTCATCCTCAAACTTCTCCCCGTAGATGCTCTCACCACCGGTGCCATTGTGGTTGGAGAAGTCACCTCCTTGGACCATGAACTTCTTGATGACTGGCAAAAACAAATTTACAGCCAGATTACTTTTCAGATACTCCAGACTTAATGCCAGTGATTTAGGCTCcttaatttaaaaacttaagAGCCACAGGTTCAATTAGCCTGTTAAAATCCACTCAATTAGTTTGCATTTTAAATATGATACCACCTCAGGCATGAATAAGTGCTTTTTAATTCCGTTATTGTGACTTGTTTGCCCCACTcagcctttttaaaatgtaaaagtgcaTGCAGTTATACTAATGGATTTTAATGAACGGACCACTTAAATAAatggtatttttaaaaagagttCAGTAGGAACGTAACTATAGATTCTCCATGTGGCTCACTGCATTTGACGTCCTTGTAGCTACTTCTACAcacaatgggtctcattcatgaaatgttagtaaatctgtgagtagaCTTGCACATACAAAACCTACACCAGATTCATGAACCCTGTAGAAAATTCTGATTTGATCGTAGACACctgtgtatgttcatgaatgccaGTCAATTGTAAACTGACAGCACACTTCCCTGCTAGTCTGCAACTATCGTACaaccccgcccatgaatagccagaAACGACCATATATGGAAGTGATAATTACTACGAATAGGTGGATCCTGTCGACCTAAGAacatggagcaaacaaagaaagaaccATCCAAGAAGTCAAATGAAACTGGTTCATTATGAAACTTGTCGCATCactacacacaaaaaacacaccagcTACAGGAGGAGGCTCCTCCCAGTCACAGCTGCAGATAAGCGCACTGCTTGGATCACCCGAGGGACCTCACGACATGCTTCCACTTAAGCAGTCAATAGCAAACTCAGAAGGTAAGGTGTTGTACGTGTTGTACTAAGTGTTAAATCGCTATACATTCTCACTGCCATCACTGATAGCTTCATGTGTGGTCAATAAAGGGGCTCTCACAGTCTCGCCACTCTAACAGAAGATAAATCTGTGGAGCTCTCTCTCCTGATTGATTGAAGTGGGAACGGGATGCAAGAAATgcagaaaacacatgtatttagTCGATTTAAATAACCCcttcacatttttaagaaacaaaatCTGAAGCTTAAATCTGCTAATTACATTCATCTAAATGTGTTAAATTTCTAACCTTTTGTCTTGTTAAACTTTGCTAAATATAATTTGAACATAACAACACAATACGGATTATAATTGTAAtttctaataataaaaaacaatattaatgTGTTCCTCATGGCGGCACTgtgatgcagtggttaacattgtcgcctcacagcaagagggttcctgctgcaaaccccagggtgggggagcccctttgtgtggagtttgcatgttctccccgtgtcagcgtgggttttctccgggtgctctggcttcctcccacagtccaaagacatgcaggttcaTTGGGGAccctaaattgcccataggcacgaatggttgtctgtctctatgtgtcagccctgcgatagtctgggaacctgtccagggtgtaccccgtcTCTCGCcctatgtcagctgggatagactccagcacacccgcgacccctaacaggattacggttacagaaaatgaatgaatgaggactATAAGCAG from Epinephelus moara isolate mb chromosome 4, YSFRI_EMoa_1.0, whole genome shotgun sequence encodes the following:
- the ppid gene encoding peptidyl-prolyl cis-trans isomerase D, translated to MSHPIPSDKPSNPENPRVFFDVDVGEERAGRIVLELFADITPKTAENFRALCTGEKGTGKSTGKPLHFKGCPFHRIIKKFMVQGGDFSNHNGTGGESIYGEKFEDENFHYKHDRAGLLSMANAGPNTNGSQFFITTVPTPHLDGKHVIFGQVLKGMGVVKLLEAIDTNEDAPVKPCVIADCGEHKDGDSWGNAPSDGSGDIHPDFPEDSDVDFKDVDKVLSVAEDVKNIGNSLFKNQDWKAAVNKYSKALRYLEVSGELLEEEAQRKLEPTALSCFLNTAACNLKMQLWQDAVDSCNEALELDQANTKALFRRAQAWQGLKENSKAMIDLKKAQGIAPEDKAISNEMKRVQLKIQEEKEKEKKIYAKMFAS